The window CCAGTTGCAGCTGCATGCTCAGCGGCTACGCAGGCAGACCCCGATGCGCGTCCCGTCGACCCGCATCTCGACCTCGGTGAGGTCGGCGACACTGGGCACCCCGAGATCGGAGTGCGTGGTGCGCAGGCCGAGGACCATGGCCCCGCTGGCCAGGCCGGAGGCGACGCCGGCGGGAGCGTCCTCGACGACGAGGCACCGCTTCGACTCGAACCCGAGTCGCTTCGCGGCCAGCACGTACGGAGCGGGGTCGGGTTTGCCCACGGCCACGTCGTCGGCGGTGATCAGCTCACCGGGCATGGGCAGACCGGCCGCGGCGATGCGCCCGGTGGCCAGCCGTCGGGTGCCGCTGGTGACGATCGCCCACCGGTCGCGTGGCAGCACACTGAGCACGGCCAGCGCGCCGGGGATCGGCACGACACCGTCGAAATCGGACGCCTCGATGTCACCGAGCCAGGTGTTGACCTCCTCCACCTCGGCCGCAGACGCGTCGGGCATCAACCGGGCGAGCGTCTGGCGGGCCGGGACACCGTGGTACATCCCCTGCAGCGAGCCGAAATCCAGGCCCAACCGGTCGGCCAGCAGACTCCAGCTCCGGTCCACGCTGCCGGTCGAATCGGCGAGGGTGCCGTCGAGGTCGAACAAGACAGCGTCGACGGTGATGTGCATCTTCGTAGTCTGCGGCATCGCTGCGGCGCTCCATTACCGTGACGGGCGCCCTGACGAAGATGACGACGCTCCGGAGCCGGATCGACACCCTGCGTGCCTCGGCCGGCTGATTATGCCTCTCGGACGATCCTCGCATCGCCGCGGACGCGCGCACAGGCGGCAGACGAGTGGAATCAACGACGCCGCCCGCGGGTTGACCCTGACGGCAGCGCCGAGCGCGGTCGCCGGCGTCCGCCGGACGGTCCCCGCGCCGGCCGAGCGGGAACGGATGTGGCGTCGATGATGCGAGCAGTGTGGAACGGGACGGTCCTCGCCGAGTCCCCCACGACGGTGCAGGTGGAGGGGAACCACTACTTCCCCGCCGACTCGATCCGGCGTGAGCACTTCACCGGCAGTGCGACCACGACGGTGTGTCCGTGGAAGGGCACCGCGAGCTACTACTCGGTCGTCGTGGACGGCGACACCAACCCCGACGCCGCCTGGTACTACCCCCAGCCCAAGGACGCGGCTGCGGAGATCAAGGACCACGTCGCGTTCTGGCGCGGCGTGACCGTCGAGAGCGTCCCGGCCCGATGACCGCCGCCGCGACCCCGGTCATCGACTTCCTGTGGCGTCCCGGCTGTGGCTTCTGCGCGGCGCTGCACCGGCGGCTGACCGCCGCGGGGGTCGAGATGCGGGAGTTCAACATCTGGGAGGACGACGACGCCGCGGCCCGGGTGCGGGCGGCGACCGGTGGCAACGAGACGGTGCCGACGGTCTACGTCGGTGACCACTCGATGGTCAACCCGAGCCTGGACGACGTCCTGGCGGCCATCGGCCGCACCAGCTGAGCCCCGGGCACCGGGTGCCGGCGGGGACGCGACCGTCCACCCGCCGGTTCCGGTGCCGCCGGAGTGCGCCGAGCCATTACCCTGGCTGTGCGCCTCCGTAGCTCAGGGGATAGAGCAACGCACTCCTAACGCGTTGGTCGCAGGTTCGAATCCTGCCGGGGGCACGCAGAACGTCGCGTGGCGGACGCTCACCGCGCCGGCACCCGGTGCGCCCAGCGCGCCGCGACCCGGGACAGCTCGTCGGCCGGCACGGCGGCGCTCCACAGCCAGCCCTGGCCCACCGAACACCCCAGCTCCAGCATCACCGCGGCGTTCTCGGCGGTCTCGATCCCCTCGGCCACCGTGTCCAGGCCCAGCGCATCGGCGAGCTGGACGATGGAGCGCACGATCGCCCGCGAGTCGGCGTCGGTGGTGACCTGGTCGATGAACGACCGGTCGATCTTGAGCGTGCTGACCGGCAGTCGTTTGAGGTAGGCCAGCGAGCTGTATCCGGTGCCGAAGTCGTCCACCGCGATGCGAACCCCCTGACCCTTGAGTTCCGTGAGCAGCGCGACCGCGCCCGGAGCGTCGGTCATGATCGCCGACTCGGTCACCTCCAGGGTGAGATCGGTGCTCGCCCAACCGGTCTCGACCGCGGACCGGGCGACGATGCCCTCCAGGCCGGGCGCGGCGAAGCTGCGTGCCGAGACGTTGACGCTGAGCTGGAAGCGCTCCAGGCCGTGGCGTCGCCGCAGCTCCACCATCTCCCGCGACGCCCGCTGGATCACCCAGCGGTCCAGTGCGAGCGACAGGCCCATCGCGTCGGCGGCGTCCACCACCTCCAGCGGCGAGACCCGGCCCAGGTCGTCGTCCTGCCAGCGCAGCAACGCCTCCACACCGGTCATCCGACCACCGGCGATGTCCACGATCGGCTGATAGTGCAACGTCAGCCGGTCCCCGTCCAACGCCTCGCGCAGCGCGTTCATCACCAGCAGCCGGCGCTCTCCGCTCTGCGCCAGCGTCGCGTCGAACACCCGGATCCGCCCGCGCCCGGACGCCTTCGCCTCGTACATCGCCACGTCGGCGAACCGCAGCAGCGTGTCCGCGTCGTGCGGCGGCGACAGCGCGATCCCGATGCTGGCGTCCACGTACACCCGGGGTCCGCCGAGCTCAACCGGCCGGCTCAACGCGTCCCTGAGCCGGTCCGCGATGTTCATCGCCAGCGCCTCGTCGACGTTCTCGCACAGCACCGCGAACTCGTCACCCCCGAGGCGGGCGACGGTGTCCTGCGGGCGGACGGCGTGCCGCAGCCGGTGGCCGATCTCGATCAGCAGCAGATCGCCCGCGTCGTGTCCCCGGGAGTCGTTCACCAGCTTGAAGTGGTCCAGGTCCAGGAAGAGCAACGCGATGGATCCGTCGGTGGCCGGTCGCCGCCGGGCCAGCGCCCGTTGGATGCGGTCCACCAGCAGGGCCCGGTTGGGCAGGTCGGTGAGCACGTCGTGGGCCGAGCGGTGCCGCAGCTCGTTCTCGGCGCGGCGCGCCTCCGTGACGTCGGAGACCATGGCCAGCGAACCCAGCTCGTCGGTGTCGGGCAGCGGGAGCGGCGCCACCGACATCGACAGCGTGTGCCAACTGCCGTCGGGGTGGCGGTAGGGCACCTCATAGGTCTCCGGGCCGGTCTCGACCCGCCGGGACAGCTTCTCCCGCAGCAGGTTCTCGGTGTCCGGATCGAACATCGGCACCCGGTCGACACCGATGAGGTCCTCGATGCCGTGCCCGAGCAGATCGGCGAGCTTCTGGTTGAGGAAGATGACCTCGCCGGCGGGCGTGAAGACGATGATGCCCTCCTGGGCCGTCTCCGCGATCGCCCGGTAGCGGGCCTCCGAACGGCGGAGCTCGTCCTTGGCCTGGACCTCCGCGGTGACCTCGCGCACGTTGAGCACCACCCCCCGGATCTCCGGTTCGGCCAGCGCGTTGGTCATCGACTCCTCCACCCACCGCCAGGCGCCCGAGCGGTCGACGACCCGCAGCGTGATCCGTTCGAAGCCCTCCCGGTCGGCGAGCACCCGGGCGACCGTGTCGCGCAGCGCGGGCAGGTCGTCGGGATGCACGAAGCTGTAGGTGGTGCGGCCGAGCACCTCGTCGGCGGTATAGCCGAAGACGTCGGTGGCCGACGAGGTGACGTAGCGCAGGGTCATGTCGGCGTCGGCGACCAGCGCGACGTCGGACGCCCGCTGGTTCAGCGCGGCGAACAGCGCCCGCTGCCGGTCGAGCTGCTGCTCGGCGCTGGACACCCGGCGCAGATCACGCAAAAAACTGGCCATGCCGTACGGGATGCCCCGGTCGTCGTGCAGCACGGTGACGTCCACCAGCACCGGGATCGCGTACCCGTCGCGGTGACGCAGCATCTTCTCGAAGGACGCCGCGCGCTGCCGGCCGCTCTGCAGCAGCTCGACGTGGGCGGTCCCCGCGCCGGAGTCGGACACGTGCGCGACGCTGAGGCGGTTCATCCGCAGCAGCTCGTCCCGGGTGTGCCCGAGCAGTGCGCAGAAGGCGTCGTTGACCGCCTCGAACTCCCCCGCCATGTTCATCAGGGTCTGCGGCGTGGCGGACTGCTCGAACCGGGCGCGCATGTCCTCGGCCTGCCGCTCGAGGTCGCGTCGGAGGGCGTTCTCGACCGTCAGGTCGCGGATGACCGCGCTGGCGCCGCAGACCTCGCCGTCCTCGTCCCGGACCACGGCCAACGCGAGGCTCACCTCGACGGGGGCGCCGTCCCGCCGGCGCCGGCGCTCGACCATCGGCGCCAGCGTCTCACCGGTGAGCACCCTGGCGAGGACGCCGTCCCGCCGGGGCCCGTCGGTCGCCTCCACCAGGACCGACAGCGGCTGTCCGACGAGCTCGTCCGACGGCCAGCCGTAAATGGCGGCGACCCGGTCGTTGGCCCAGGTGATGACACCGTCGACGTCGCAGGTGAGGATGCCGTCGTTGGAGTTCGCGACCACGCCGGCGAGGGTCTGCGCCGTCCGGTAGGCCTCCTTCTCGCTCGACACGTCCCGGGACACCCCGATGAAGTGACGCGGCCGCCCGTTCGCGTCGAGGATGGGACTGGTGGAGGCGAGCACCGGGAACTCCCGGCCGTTCTTGTCCCGCATCAGCCACTCACCGCGGAACACCTCACCGGCGGCGACATCGTCGAACACCGCGAAACCTCGCTGCCGCGCCGGCTCCGGCACCACCAGCTCCGAGATCCGCGACCCGAGCGCCTCGGCCGCGGTGTACCCGTAGAGCGACTCGGCCGCGGCGTTCCAGTAGATGACCCGCTCGAGGTGGTCGGTGATGACGACCGCTTCGGCCACGCTGTCCAGGGCACGCGCCATCAGGTCGGGCGGCAGGTCGGCGGGACCGGCCGGGCCGTTCGCACCGCTCACCCTGGCCCCCCGCCGCGAAGCTCGATGCGTCCGACCGGCCCGACTCCCCGGCGCGGCAGCGCGTGTCGGTCGAGCCTATCTTCGCTGCGCGAATCCACCAGCGCCATCGGACGAGTCGCCCACCGCCGGATCCACCGGCGGAGCGAACCCCGTCGACCGCGGCGCCCACGGAACCATCACCGGGGCGGGCGCACGACCGCCGGCGCTCTACAGTGCGGGGATGTCCAGGATCGCGGTCGCCGGCCGGAGGCTGCGCTCGAACTGGGTGCCGCTGCTGGAGTCCACGGTCGCCGCGACACTCGCCTGGATCATCGCCACGGTGGTGGTCGGGCACACCGCGCCGTTCTTCGCCCCGGCCGCGGCGATCATCGTGCTGGGTCAGGCCCGCGGCGTCCGGATCCGCAAGACGGTGGAGATCCTCATCGCCGTCGCCGGCGGTGTGCTGCTCGCCGACATCGTCGCCCAGCTCCTCGGATCGAACACGACGCTGACCATCTTCGTCCTGATCGTGCTCACGCTGACGATCACCACCGCGATCGGCGCGAACGGGGTCGCGGTGGTCCAGGCGGCGGTGTCGGCGCTGTACGTCGCGGTCATCGCACCACCGACCCAGACGCTGGTGCCGGTGCGGTTCTTCGACGCGCTCGTCGGCGGCACCGTCGCGGTGCTGGTCAACCAGTTGGTGGTGGTGCACGACCCGCTGGCCGGGTTGGTCCGCGAGATGCGTTCGATCACCGAGCGCATCTGCGACGTGGTGGACCGCACCGCAGCGGCGATCGACCGGCACGACGAGAGCCTGGCCAAGGAGGCCCTGGACCGCGCCCGTCAGGTCGACGCGGCGGTCGACACCCTGCGCACCGAGGTCGCCGCCGCGGCGGAGGTGCTCACGCTGGACGTGTGGCGCCGGCAGCGGCGCGCCGGAGTGCAGACGATCGAGACCGCGACCCGCCAGATCGACTACGCCGTCCGCGGGGTGCGCGTGCTGGCCCGGGCGTCACTGACCCTCACCCGCTGGCCGACCCCGACCGGCCCGGAACTCGGCGAGGCGTTGCGGCACCTGACCGCCGCGGTCGGTCACGCCGGTGAGGCGTTGGCGTCGGAGATCCTCGGCGACCACGACAAGGCGGTCGACTTCACCGCCCGGACCGAGCTGTCGGCGTTCGCCGCCATCGCCGACGCGCGCCCGCTGCTGTGGGGTGACCAGCCGCTGCCGGTGGTGATGATCGTCGGCCAGCTGCGCTCCATCACCATCGACCTGCTCCGTGGCGTCGGCGCCGACGACGCCACGGTGCTGGCCCGCGTCGACCACGCCCTGGGGTTCCCGAAGGGCTGATCCGCTCTCCGTCTGGACCGGCGGCCGTCCGGGTAGGGCTGAGGGCAGGCGACGCGCCCGGCCCCCGGGCCGCACGCCGCCAAAGGCGGTGTGCAGCAACGCATGCCGCGACGTATCGAGCCCGGAGGGGAACGTCATGGCAGACGAGAAGGACGGCGCCGCCAAGGTCGCGGAGCTGGCGAAGGACATCCGCATCGCGATGCTCACCACGATGGACAGCGCGGGGCACCACATCAGCCGGCCGATGGCCCAGCAGGAGGTGGAGTTCGACGGGGACCTGTGGTTCTTCGCCGAGCGCAACTCTCGCAAGGTCGCGCACGTGCGCGCCAACCCCGAGGTCGGCGTGACGCTGAGCTCCAACGACACCTGGATCTCCATCGAGGGCGAGGCCGAGATCGTCGACGATCTGGCCAAGAAGAAGGACCTCTGGAACCAGTGGGTCGAGGCGTGGTTCACCGACGGACCCGAGGATCCGAACGTCGTGCTCATCAAGATCAACGCGCACGGTGCCGAGTACTGGGACACCCCGGGCGGCCGCGTCTCGTCGGTGATCAGCTTCGTCAAGGCGAAGGTCACCGGCAAGGCCTACGACGGCGGCGAGAACGAGCGCGTCGACCTGTAGTTCTCGGCAGCGGCACCGACTCCTGGTGGCCCACTGCACAGACACCGACGGCCGGTGGGCGCGATGCCCACCGGCCGTCGGTGTTCCCGTCGGCGGTACGGCTCAGGTGCCGCGGCTCAGAACGAGAACGCCGGTGAGGTGAACTCGGCGTCGGTGATCAGCTCCATTCAGGCCAACGCCAGGGCCTACGACGGCGGCGAGAACGAGCGCGTCGACCTGTCGTTCTCGGCAGCGGCACCGACCCGCGGTGGCCCACTGCACAGACACCGACGGCCGGTGGGCGCGATGCCCACCGGCCGTCGGTGTTCATGCCGGCGGTACGGCTCGAGTACCGCGGCTCAGAACGAGAACGCCAGTGCGGCGAACACCGCGACGGTCCGCTCTCTCACGGCGAAGGTCACCGCCAAGGCCTGCGACGGCGGCGAACACGAGCGCGTCGACCTGTCGTCCTCGGCAGCAGCACCGACCCCTGGTGGCGTGCTGCACAGACACCGACGGCCGGTGGGCGCGATGCCCACCGGCCGTCGGTGTGTTCCTGCCGGCGGTACGGCTCAGGTGCCGCGGATCAGAACGACGACGCCAGTGCGGTGAACTCGGCGTCGGTCAGCTCGATGCCGGCCGCCGCGGTGTTCTCCTCGAGGTGCTTCACGCTCGAGGTGCCGGGGATCGGGAGCATCGCCGGGGACCGCTTGAGCAGCCAGGCCAGCGCGAGCTGCGACGGGGTGGCGCCGTGGTCGGCGGCGATCTTCTGCAGCGGCCCGTCGGTCTGCGCGAGCGGGCCGGAGCCCAGCGGTGCCCACGGGATGAAGGCGATGTTCTGCTCGGTGACGTGGTCCAACAGCGCCTCGGCGTCGGTGTAACCGGCGTTGTAGCGGTTCTGGACGGACACGATGGTCGCGTACCTCTGCGCCTCGCGCAGCTCGTCCACCGTCACCTCGGACAGACCGATGTGCTTGATCTTGCCCTCGTTCTGCAGGTCGACGAGTACACCGAGCTGGTCGGCCAGCGGCACCTCGGGGTCGATGCGGTGCAGCTGGAACAGGTCGATGCGCTCCAGACCCAGCCGGCGCAGGCTCATCTCGGCCTCCTGGCGCAGGTAGTCCGGGTGCCCGTGGACGGGCCAGACGTTCGGCCCGGTGCGCAGCAGACCGGCCTTGGTGGCGACCAGCACGTTCTCCGGGTACGGGTGCAGCGCCTCGCGGATGAGCTCCTCGGACACGTAGGGCCCGTAGGAGTTGGCGGTGTCGATGAAGGTGATGCCGAGCTCGACGGCGCGGCGCAGCACCCGGATGGCCTCGTCGTGGTCCTTCGGCGGGCCCCAGATGCCCTCGCCGGTCAGGCGCATGGCGCCAAAACCGAGACGGTGGACGGGGATGTCGCCACCGATGGCGAAAGTCCCGGAGGCGGCGGCGATCGGCTGTTCCGTGGTGGAGGTCATGAGTCCCTGCTTCCTGTGGCGGGTGATTCCCGCGGGGCGCGGCGCGGACGCCGCGGTCGTCCCGCTCTGTGGTCCAACCGCCGACGGGCGGGGTGGCATTCCCGATCGGGGCCGTCGATCCGTGGTTGCGCCGACAGGTGAACGGCTGCGGGCTGGGAGACTCAAGAGATGACCAGCCCCCTCGACAAGCGTCCCGCCGATCACCCGGACGCCCCTGCCGGTCCGCTCGACACGTGGCCCGCAGCCGATCCCGCGGAGATCGCTGCCGGCCCGCTCGACACGCGTCCCGCAGCCGACCCGGCGGTCGTCGCCGGACCGGTGGCCGGCGGCCTCGCCACCGTCGAGCGCCGGGCCGTGGAGGTCGTCGGACTCCTCGGTGGGCTGATCGCGCGGCTGCGGACCCCGCTGCTCGCGGTGACCCTGCTGCCGCTGCTGCCCGCGGTCGGTCTGCTGATCGCGGCGGTCGTCGTCGGGACGGCGACCCCGGCCGTCATCGCCATCGCCGGTCTCGTCGCGCCGGTGTGGCTGACCGTACGGCGCCGGCAGCTGGTGACCGCGTTGGTACCCGCGGACGCCGCGGTCGCCGACCTGAAGCGGACCTTCGACCTCGCGGCCATCGGCGGGCAGCTGCGGGACAACCTGCTCCGCCAGGACGGCCGTCGGTTGTCGCTGCGCCCACGGGCACTGGCCGGGTCGGTGTGGCGAGGCATCAGCACCACCGCGGCGCTGCACGGCCGGGTCACCGATGTCCCCCGGTTGGCGCCGTTCTTCCCCGGCCGGTTGCGTGGCCTCGCGTTCCTGTCGATCGCCTGTGTGGTCAGCGGGGTGGTGCTGACCGCGTGGCTGGTGCTGCACCTGGTGCTCGCCGCGCTCGTCGGCGCGGACGTGTGGTCGGGGTTCTGAAGGCCCGTCAGCTTCGCGGGACGTTGCGTTCGAGGTCGGCCAGCCACACCGCGGCGTTGCCGTCCGACGGCGCCCGCCAGTCACCGCGCGGGCTGAGCGACCCGCCCGCCGACACCTTCGGCCCGTTGGGCATCGCCGAGCGCTTGAACTGGCTGAAGCCGAAGAACCGCTTCACGAACACCTCCAGCCACTGCCGGATCGCGGGCAGGTCGTACTGCCGGCGACGCTCGTCGGGGAAGCCGACCGGCCAGTGCCCGGCGTGCGCGTCGCCCCACGCCTGCAGCGCGAGGAACGCGATCTTCGACGGGCGGAAGCCGTAGCGCAACGTGTAGAAGAGGGTGAAGTCCTGCAGCTCGTAGGGCCCGATCGACTTCTCGGTGCTCTGCGGCACCTCTCCCTCCTTGACCGGGATGAGTTCGGGGCTGATCTCGGTGCCGAGGATCGACAGCAGGATGGCGTCGACCTCGTCGGAGAAGTCGTCCAGGCCGCCGACCCAGCGGATGAGGTGCTGGATGAGCGTCTTGGGGACGCCGCCGTTGACGTTGTAGTGCGACATCTGGTCGCCGACGCCGTAGGTGCTCCAGCCCAGGGCCAGTTCGCTGAGATCGCCGGTCCCCAGGACGATCCCGTGGTGGTGGTTGGCCAGCCGGAACAGGTAGTCGGTCCGCAGACCGGCCTGGACGTTCTCGAAGGTGACGTCGTAGACCTCTTCGCCGCGGCCGAACGGGTGGTCCAGGTCGGACAGCATCTGCCGGGCCGCGGGGCGGATGTCGAGTTCGGCTGCGGTGACTCCCAAGGCGGTCATCAGCGCCCAGGCGTTGGCCTTCGTCGAAACGCCGGTGGCGAAGCCGGGCATCGTGAAGGCGAGGATGTTGGTCCGGGGCAGCCCGAGCAGGTCCATCGCGCGGGCCGCGACGATCAGCGCGTGGGTGGAATCCAGGCCGCCGGACACGCCGATGACCACCTTCTCGGTCCGGATGGCCCGCAGCCGCTGGACCAGGCCGTCGACCTGGATGTTGTAGGCCTCGAAGCAGTCCTGGTCCAGCCGCGCCGGGTCGGCGGGGACGAACGGGAAACGCTCGATCGGCCGGCGCAGCCCCAGGTCGGTGTCGGGCGCGCCGAGGGTGAAAGCGACGGTCCGGTGGACCGCCTCGCCGACCGCGCGCCGGTTGTCCTCGAAGGTGCCCTGCCGGGCGCGCTCCTGGCGGAGCAGATCGAGATCGACGTCGGCGACGGTGATCTGAGGTTCGCGGGCGAACCGCGGCCCCTCGCCGATGAGCACGCCGTTCTCGAAGATGCTGGTCTGGCCGTCCCACGAGAGGTCCGTGGTGGATTCCCCCTGGCCGGCGGCGGCGTAGAGGTAGGCGGCGAGGCAGCGCATCGACTGGGCGCGGCACAGTGCGGTGCGGGTGTCGGCCCGGCCGATGGTGATGGGGCTGCCGGAGAGATTCAGCAGCACGGTGGCGCCGGCCAGCGCGAGCCCGCTGGATGGCGGGACCGGGACGAACATGTCCTCGCAGATCTCCACACCGACGGTGAGACCACGGACGTCGACCGCGTCGAACAGCAGGTCGGTGCCGAACGGCGCGGTGCGGCCGGCGACGTCGATGGTCAGCCCGGTGATGCCGTCGCCGGCGGCGAACTGGCGGCGCTCGTAGAACTCCC is drawn from Nakamurella deserti and contains these coding sequences:
- a CDS encoding HAD-IA family hydrolase, coding for MHITVDAVLFDLDGTLADSTGSVDRSWSLLADRLGLDFGSLQGMYHGVPARQTLARLMPDASAAEVEEVNTWLGDIEASDFDGVVPIPGALAVLSVLPRDRWAIVTSGTRRLATGRIAAAGLPMPGELITADDVAVGKPDPAPYVLAAKRLGFESKRCLVVEDAPAGVASGLASGAMVLGLRTTHSDLGVPSVADLTEVEMRVDGTRIGVCLRSR
- a CDS encoding DUF427 domain-containing protein, giving the protein MMRAVWNGTVLAESPTTVQVEGNHYFPADSIRREHFTGSATTTVCPWKGTASYYSVVVDGDTNPDAAWYYPQPKDAAAEIKDHVAFWRGVTVESVPAR
- a CDS encoding glutaredoxin domain-containing protein, which gives rise to MTAAATPVIDFLWRPGCGFCAALHRRLTAAGVEMREFNIWEDDDAAARVRAATGGNETVPTVYVGDHSMVNPSLDDVLAAIGRTS
- a CDS encoding EAL and GGDEF domain-containing protein, giving the protein MSGANGPAGPADLPPDLMARALDSVAEAVVITDHLERVIYWNAAAESLYGYTAAEALGSRISELVVPEPARQRGFAVFDDVAAGEVFRGEWLMRDKNGREFPVLASTSPILDANGRPRHFIGVSRDVSSEKEAYRTAQTLAGVVANSNDGILTCDVDGVITWANDRVAAIYGWPSDELVGQPLSVLVEATDGPRRDGVLARVLTGETLAPMVERRRRRDGAPVEVSLALAVVRDEDGEVCGASAVIRDLTVENALRRDLERQAEDMRARFEQSATPQTLMNMAGEFEAVNDAFCALLGHTRDELLRMNRLSVAHVSDSGAGTAHVELLQSGRQRAASFEKMLRHRDGYAIPVLVDVTVLHDDRGIPYGMASFLRDLRRVSSAEQQLDRQRALFAALNQRASDVALVADADMTLRYVTSSATDVFGYTADEVLGRTTYSFVHPDDLPALRDTVARVLADREGFERITLRVVDRSGAWRWVEESMTNALAEPEIRGVVLNVREVTAEVQAKDELRRSEARYRAIAETAQEGIIVFTPAGEVIFLNQKLADLLGHGIEDLIGVDRVPMFDPDTENLLREKLSRRVETGPETYEVPYRHPDGSWHTLSMSVAPLPLPDTDELGSLAMVSDVTEARRAENELRHRSAHDVLTDLPNRALLVDRIQRALARRRPATDGSIALLFLDLDHFKLVNDSRGHDAGDLLLIEIGHRLRHAVRPQDTVARLGGDEFAVLCENVDEALAMNIADRLRDALSRPVELGGPRVYVDASIGIALSPPHDADTLLRFADVAMYEAKASGRGRIRVFDATLAQSGERRLLVMNALREALDGDRLTLHYQPIVDIAGGRMTGVEALLRWQDDDLGRVSPLEVVDAADAMGLSLALDRWVIQRASREMVELRRRHGLERFQLSVNVSARSFAAPGLEGIVARSAVETGWASTDLTLEVTESAIMTDAPGAVALLTELKGQGVRIAVDDFGTGYSSLAYLKRLPVSTLKIDRSFIDQVTTDADSRAIVRSIVQLADALGLDTVAEGIETAENAAVMLELGCSVGQGWLWSAAVPADELSRVAARWAHRVPAR
- a CDS encoding FUSC family protein, encoding MSRIAVAGRRLRSNWVPLLESTVAATLAWIIATVVVGHTAPFFAPAAAIIVLGQARGVRIRKTVEILIAVAGGVLLADIVAQLLGSNTTLTIFVLIVLTLTITTAIGANGVAVVQAAVSALYVAVIAPPTQTLVPVRFFDALVGGTVAVLVNQLVVVHDPLAGLVREMRSITERICDVVDRTAAAIDRHDESLAKEALDRARQVDAAVDTLRTEVAAAAEVLTLDVWRRQRRAGVQTIETATRQIDYAVRGVRVLARASLTLTRWPTPTGPELGEALRHLTAAVGHAGEALASEILGDHDKAVDFTARTELSAFAAIADARPLLWGDQPLPVVMIVGQLRSITIDLLRGVGADDATVLARVDHALGFPKG
- a CDS encoding pyridoxamine 5'-phosphate oxidase family protein; the encoded protein is MADEKDGAAKVAELAKDIRIAMLTTMDSAGHHISRPMAQQEVEFDGDLWFFAERNSRKVAHVRANPEVGVTLSSNDTWISIEGEAEIVDDLAKKKDLWNQWVEAWFTDGPEDPNVVLIKINAHGAEYWDTPGGRVSSVISFVKAKVTGKAYDGGENERVDL
- a CDS encoding aldo/keto reductase yields the protein MTSTTEQPIAAASGTFAIGGDIPVHRLGFGAMRLTGEGIWGPPKDHDEAIRVLRRAVELGITFIDTANSYGPYVSEELIREALHPYPENVLVATKAGLLRTGPNVWPVHGHPDYLRQEAEMSLRRLGLERIDLFQLHRIDPEVPLADQLGVLVDLQNEGKIKHIGLSEVTVDELREAQRYATIVSVQNRYNAGYTDAEALLDHVTEQNIAFIPWAPLGSGPLAQTDGPLQKIAADHGATPSQLALAWLLKRSPAMLPIPGTSSVKHLEENTAAAGIELTDAEFTALASSF
- a CDS encoding NAD(+) synthase; this translates as MTFSSLYSHGFARVAACTTRVHIADPLRNAAGIVEVATRCHEQGVAVAVFPELAMTGYALDDLFGADVLLDAVHEGLAAVVEASRDLLPVLVVGAPLRHRARSFNTAVVIHRGEILGVVPKLHLPTYREFYERRQFAAGDGITGLTIDVAGRTAPFGTDLLFDAVDVRGLTVGVEICEDMFVPVPPSSGLALAGATVLLNLSGSPITIGRADTRTALCRAQSMRCLAAYLYAAAGQGESTTDLSWDGQTSIFENGVLIGEGPRFAREPQITVADVDLDLLRQERARQGTFEDNRRAVGEAVHRTVAFTLGAPDTDLGLRRPIERFPFVPADPARLDQDCFEAYNIQVDGLVQRLRAIRTEKVVIGVSGGLDSTHALIVAARAMDLLGLPRTNILAFTMPGFATGVSTKANAWALMTALGVTAAELDIRPAARQMLSDLDHPFGRGEEVYDVTFENVQAGLRTDYLFRLANHHHGIVLGTGDLSELALGWSTYGVGDQMSHYNVNGGVPKTLIQHLIRWVGGLDDFSDEVDAILLSILGTEISPELIPVKEGEVPQSTEKSIGPYELQDFTLFYTLRYGFRPSKIAFLALQAWGDAHAGHWPVGFPDERRRQYDLPAIRQWLEVFVKRFFGFSQFKRSAMPNGPKVSAGGSLSPRGDWRAPSDGNAAVWLADLERNVPRS